One window of Dermacentor albipictus isolate Rhodes 1998 colony chromosome 9, USDA_Dalb.pri_finalv2, whole genome shotgun sequence genomic DNA carries:
- the LOC135902008 gene encoding uncharacterized protein: protein MLRATLFVVILCGAVLCRSTGLKGSPVCVKPDCSTHRNRQNMSCTNPCEGYFCKDGRLMTLKCIGADDPLCDTPYGGTGPYPDCCGPVRCSESAGKGGSRRP, encoded by the exons ATGTTGCGAGCCACTCTGTTTGTCGTCATACTTTGTGGTGCGGTGCTTTGTAGGAGTACGG GCTTGAAAGGATCGCCTGTATGCGTCAAGCCAGACTGTTCCACACACCGAAATAGACAGAATATGAGTTGTACGAACCCATGCGAGGGATACTTCTGCAAGGATGGACGTCTCATGACTCTCAA GTGCATAGGAGCGGACGACCCACTCTGCGATACTCCTTACGGTGGGACTGGACCGTATCCTGATTGTTGTGGCCCAGTGAGGTGCAGCGAATCCGCAGGAAAGGGCGGATCTCGAAGGCCTTGA
- the LOC135901950 gene encoding scoloptoxin SSD976-like encodes MLFAPAIQECKEEYHSRRPTHTACRPPNKNCTIWNRTVTARECRLILETHNHYRSMVFLGNMSGFPPAADMRELEWDEEMASVAQAKAEQCTDPNGDAYHDRMADRFTTRFNRTGQNLAWTGRNFPFKSRDWAGRIKSWFAEYVDYPPANVSCFMAGRQTMVGHFTQVVWAKTGHVGCGFIEYGSVLPTNLTNMQYYVCNYAVTGNTRNEPVYRAGKTCSACPNGTAFVVATGLCSIPRRQKGKDGGRDVTTRASVTGKKEDGGPLPEAYGNTKETTGGKKREE; translated from the exons ATGCTCTTCGCGCCGGCCATCCAGGAATGCAAAGAGGAATACCATAGCCGGCGGCCCACTCACACGGCCTGCAGGCCTCCCAACAAGAACTGCACCATCTGGAACAGGACGGTCACGGCGCGGGAATGCCGCCTGATCCTCGAGACTCACAACCACTATCGCAGCATGGTTTTTCTGGGCAACATGTCGGGCTTTCCTCCAGCCGCCGACATGAGGGAGCTCGAGTGGGACGAGGAGATGGCGTCCGTGGCGCAGGCAAAGGCCGAGCAGTGCACCGACCCCAACGGTGACGCCTACCACGACCGGATGGCCGACCGGTTCACAACCCGGTTCAACCGCACCGGGCAGAACCTCGCCTGGACGGGGAGGAACTTCCCGTTCAA GTCCAGGGACTGGGCGGGTCGCATCAAGAGCTGGTTCGCTGAGTACGTCGACTACCCGCCGGCGAACGTCAGCTGCTTCATGGCCGGTCGTCAAACGATGGTGGGCCACTTCACCCAGGTCGTGTGGGCCAAGACCGGCCACGTTGGCTGCGGCTTCATCGAGTACGGCAGCGTACTGCCGACCAACCTTACGAACATGCAGTACTACGTGTGCAACTACGCCGTGACGGGAAACACGCGGAACGAGCCCGTGTACCGCGCCGGCAAGACGTGCTCCGCCTGCCCCAATGGCACCGCATTCGTCGTGGCCACGGGACTCTGCTCCATCCCTAGGAGGCAGAAAGGAAAAGATGGCGGCCGTGACGTCACCACCAGAGCGTCCGTAACTGGAAAGAAGGAAGACGGCGGCCCACTGCCGGAAGCATATGGCAACACCAAAGAAACGACTGGCGGGAAAAAACGAGAAGAATAG